One region of Chryseobacterium sp. SORGH_AS_0447 genomic DNA includes:
- the fmt gene encoding methionyl-tRNA formyltransferase, with protein sequence MKSLKVVFLGTPEFAKTSLEAIHQSHHEVVGVVTVADKASGRGQKINQSPVKVFAVENNLPVFQPEKLRNPEFLEELRKLDADVFVVVAFRMMPKVLFEMPKMGTFNLHASLLPDYRGAAPINYAIINGEEKSGATTFFINEKIDEGNILLQEELTVLPDENAGSLHDRLMEMGARLVVKTLDGLAENSITEKPQPQVEHPKNAFKIFKEDTRINWAGDSKEIHQFILGMSPYPAAFTTLKIGEEEKGLKIFGGKFEISKHGKPAGSLEISKNEFKIYTADGIYFPLELQLEGKKRMNIKDFLNGFRSFEHIKMA encoded by the coding sequence ATGAAATCATTGAAAGTCGTATTCTTAGGAACTCCGGAGTTCGCCAAAACTTCTCTGGAAGCCATTCATCAGTCTCACCATGAAGTTGTCGGTGTCGTTACCGTTGCTGATAAAGCAAGCGGGCGTGGACAAAAAATCAACCAGTCACCCGTAAAAGTTTTCGCTGTAGAAAACAATCTTCCGGTTTTTCAGCCTGAAAAACTGAGAAATCCTGAATTTTTAGAAGAACTGAGAAAGCTGGACGCTGATGTTTTTGTAGTAGTTGCGTTCCGGATGATGCCGAAAGTTTTATTTGAAATGCCTAAAATGGGGACTTTCAACCTTCATGCTTCCCTGCTTCCCGATTACAGAGGTGCAGCTCCGATCAATTATGCGATTATCAATGGTGAAGAAAAATCCGGAGCAACCACTTTCTTTATCAATGAAAAAATTGATGAAGGAAATATCCTGTTACAGGAAGAATTAACGGTTCTGCCCGATGAAAATGCGGGAAGCCTTCACGACCGGCTCATGGAAATGGGCGCCAGGCTGGTGGTAAAAACCCTGGACGGACTGGCAGAAAATTCAATTACCGAAAAACCTCAGCCACAGGTGGAGCATCCGAAAAATGCTTTTAAAATTTTCAAGGAAGATACAAGAATCAACTGGGCCGGAGATTCAAAAGAGATCCATCAGTTTATCCTCGGAATGTCGCCTTACCCGGCAGCTTTCACCACATTAAAGATTGGAGAGGAAGAAAAAGGATTAAAAATTTTCGGTGGCAAATTTGAGATTTCAAAACATGGGAAACCGGCCGGAAGCCTGGAGATTTCTAAAAACGAATTTAAAATCTATACCGCAGACGGAATTTATTTTCCTTTAGAACTGCAATTGGAAGGAAAGAAAAGAATGAACATCAAAGATTTCCTGAACGGATTCAGAAGCTTTGAACACATAAAAATGGCTTGA
- a CDS encoding ATP-dependent DNA helicase RecQ, with amino-acid sequence MISQQDFQELKRKTLKHFWGYDHFRDAQEAIIDSVINAKDTLVLLPTGAGKSLCYQLPALLREGTCLVISPLLALMKDQVNQLKSRGIEAEYLSSELDEFDAETIYDRCKEGLTKILYISPERITNKQFIQHIEEITLSFIAVDEAHCISEWGQDFRPSYQNIKEFRKNNPEIHCLALTATATPKVLDEIKIKLGLNDPNVFQKSFKRDNIKIFTEEISDKFQKVFDILKFTNESGIVYVRTRREAEQLSEFLRKNQLTNVDFFHAGLSTKEKNTRQHIWNTSDNHVLISTNAFGMGIDKDNVRFVLHYSPAPSIENYYQEIGRSGRDGKESFAFLLWNKQEIINFDQILKNQIPNKAEFLKIITYLYSIFQVAEFELPEKVFPLNINGAQNFTKLSNAKIRNVLNFLHNQEIIYFNDHKSLSSLQLLMQAHEIDQLPKKDAYFIELMLRTISGITTHKVMFSEQQVSGKIGVSIELIKERLKELQQKGYVEYVDGALSSIKFLKPRDERLNSSVYWKLFEHIQKNKIQKWEEMKFFLEDSQYCKMKLILSYFGEKNAKNCGQCSVCEKNKQSIFGKNISNQILNLLSKRPATIEELSIQLSYHSKENILENLIFLLDTGKIKMLNFRTYAIA; translated from the coding sequence ATGATTTCCCAGCAAGATTTTCAGGAGTTAAAGCGTAAGACATTGAAGCATTTTTGGGGTTACGATCATTTTCGTGATGCCCAGGAAGCCATCATTGATTCTGTAATCAATGCAAAGGATACGCTTGTCCTGTTGCCTACCGGTGCCGGAAAGTCTTTATGTTACCAGCTTCCCGCGTTACTCAGAGAAGGAACCTGCCTGGTGATTTCACCATTGCTGGCCCTGATGAAAGATCAGGTGAACCAACTGAAGTCCCGGGGAATTGAAGCGGAATATTTATCGTCCGAACTGGATGAATTTGATGCAGAAACCATTTATGACCGATGCAAAGAAGGGTTAACAAAAATACTATACATTTCTCCTGAACGAATTACCAACAAACAGTTTATCCAACATATTGAAGAGATTACCCTATCTTTCATTGCGGTAGATGAAGCACACTGTATTTCGGAATGGGGACAGGATTTCCGTCCCAGTTATCAGAACATAAAAGAATTCAGGAAAAATAATCCCGAAATTCATTGCCTGGCTTTAACGGCAACCGCAACTCCGAAAGTGCTGGATGAAATCAAAATAAAACTTGGGCTGAATGATCCCAACGTTTTTCAGAAAAGTTTTAAAAGAGATAATATTAAAATCTTCACCGAGGAAATTTCAGATAAATTTCAGAAAGTGTTTGATATTTTAAAATTTACCAATGAATCCGGGATTGTATATGTCAGAACCAGAAGAGAAGCAGAACAGCTCAGCGAGTTTTTGCGGAAGAACCAGCTAACGAATGTTGATTTCTTTCATGCAGGATTATCCACCAAAGAAAAAAATACCCGTCAGCACATCTGGAATACCAGCGATAACCATGTTCTAATTTCCACCAATGCTTTCGGTATGGGAATCGATAAGGATAATGTGCGTTTTGTTCTCCACTATTCTCCGGCCCCGTCGATTGAAAATTATTATCAGGAAATCGGAAGATCCGGAAGGGACGGTAAAGAAAGTTTTGCTTTTCTGTTGTGGAACAAACAGGAAATCATAAATTTCGACCAGATTCTAAAAAACCAGATTCCCAATAAAGCGGAATTCCTGAAAATTATTACCTACCTCTACTCTATTTTTCAGGTGGCTGAATTTGAGCTGCCGGAAAAAGTTTTTCCTTTAAACATCAATGGAGCTCAGAATTTCACGAAACTGTCGAATGCCAAAATCAGAAATGTCCTGAACTTTCTTCACAATCAGGAAATCATTTATTTTAATGATCATAAAAGTCTTTCATCCTTACAGCTTTTGATGCAAGCCCATGAAATTGATCAGCTTCCCAAAAAAGATGCTTACTTTATTGAACTGATGCTCCGTACCATATCGGGAATTACCACGCATAAGGTCATGTTCAGCGAGCAGCAGGTCAGTGGAAAAATCGGGGTGAGCATCGAACTGATTAAAGAAAGACTGAAAGAACTTCAGCAGAAAGGCTACGTAGAATATGTCGATGGGGCTTTATCAAGCATCAAATTCTTAAAGCCGAGGGACGAAAGATTAAACAGTTCAGTCTACTGGAAACTTTTTGAACATATTCAGAAAAATAAAATCCAGAAGTGGGAAGAAATGAAATTTTTCCTGGAAGACAGCCAATATTGTAAGATGAAACTGATTCTAAGCTATTTCGGTGAAAAAAATGCCAAAAATTGCGGTCAGTGCTCCGTCTGTGAAAAAAACAAACAGTCTATTTTCGGAAAAAACATTTCAAACCAGATTCTTAATCTGTTGAGCAAAAGACCTGCGACTATTGAAGAGCTCTCCATCCAGCTGAGTTATCATTCGAAAGAGAATATCCTCGAAAACCTCATTTTCCTTCTGGATACCGGGAAAATAAAAATGCTTAATTTCAGAACTTATGCCATTGCATGA